Proteins encoded by one window of Lathyrus oleraceus cultivar Zhongwan6 chromosome 1, CAAS_Psat_ZW6_1.0, whole genome shotgun sequence:
- the LOC127100757 gene encoding uncharacterized protein LOC127100757 has product MRLEKMVEESDIMHEGAIRTINFDEGVFGAAHFEIIGKEDFQQLFEHTELGIAVIHTYIWYMYVTLMRGTELCNRFKFIAASRFNATLITNNPTSVKNDLVERFMAADDNTPNLYFIPFNSGNGMRFTGYRLPI; this is encoded by the exons atgcgtcttgagaaaatggtggaggagtccgatattatgcatgagggggccattcgtactataaattttgatgaaggtgttttcggagctgctcatttcgaaataattggaaaggaggacttccaacaactttttgaacacaccgaattgggcatcgctgtcattcatacatacatatg gtatatgtatgtaacattgatgcggggaactgaattgtgtaaccgtttcaagtttattgctgcttcccgtttcaatgcaacgttaataacgaataatccaacatccgtaaagaatgatctagtcgagAGATTCATGGCGGCCGATGATAATACACCCAATTTGTATTTTataccgtttaattctggcaacgg catgcgcTTTACAGGTTACAGGTTACCAATATGA